CTACATTATCCTTATTATTATAGTAATTTTTTTAGCCTACGCCAATGGCGCTAACGATAATTTTAAAGGAGTGGCCACACTTTTTGGCAGCGGAACTACAAATTATAAAGGAGCCATAGGTTGGGCAACAATTACCACGGCATTAGGTTCGGTCGCCTCGCTATTTTTAGCGCAAACATTGGTCAAAAACTTTTCAGGTAAGGGGCTTTTGCCCGATGCTGTCATTGGTACACCGGAATTTGCCATTGCCATTGCCCTTGGTGCAGCGCTCACAATAATGCTTGCATCAATAATCGGGATGCCCATATCTACAACCCATAGTCTTGTAGGTGCATTAGTGGGAAGCGGATTGATAGCAGTTGGCAATGAATTTAATTTTATAAAATTGGGTGGCGTATTCTTTCTTCCATTAATATTGAGCCCTTTTATGGCTGCCGGTTTAAGCTTTTTAGCTTATTGGTTGTTCAGTAAAGCAAGATTAAAAACGAAGGTCACAAAAGAAACATGTATTTGTGTTGAAGAAAAACCAAGTGAATTAATACCACAACAAGCAGGAAATACTGCCGGATTGGCTTTACGGACCAGTACACAAGTAGGCATCACATTAGGCACCAACACGCAATGTAATGACCAACATTACGATAAAATTTTGGGGGTCAATCTGGAAAAATTATTAAACTTTGCACATTACCTGAGCGCAGGAATAGTGAGCTTTTCAAGAGGTTTAAATGATACTCCTAAAATAGTAGGATTATTGCTCGTTCTTAATATTATGAATATACAAATAGGAATGACAGCAGTAGCTATTGCCATTGCTGTAGGTGGTTTGCTGAATGCAAAAAAAGTCGCAAAAAC
Above is a genomic segment from Cytophagales bacterium containing:
- a CDS encoding inorganic phosphate transporter; translated protein: MILIIIVIFLAYANGANDNFKGVATLFGSGTTNYKGAIGWATITTALGSVASLFLAQTLVKNFSGKGLLPDAVIGTPEFAIAIALGAALTIMLASIIGMPISTTHSLVGALVGSGLIAVGNEFNFIKLGGVFFLPLILSPFMAAGLSFLAYWLFSKARLKTKVTKETCICVEEKPSELIPQQAGNTAGLALRTSTQVGITLGTNTQCNDQHYDKILGVNLEKLLNFAHYLSAGIVSFSRGLNDTPKIVGLLLVLNIMNIQIGMTAVAIAIAVGGLLNAKKVAKTMSNKITKMNPGQGFTANLITGLLVTTASIHGMPVSTTHVSVGSLFGIGSVTRNTNLKVISQILFSWLLTLPIAALLSGIVYWINIHLI